One window from the genome of Rhodopseudomonas sp. P2A-2r encodes:
- a CDS encoding serine hydrolase domain-containing protein translates to MKRIRVAYTLVALTLSGLSAYDLSLPAYGADDQKSMSGAAIKLGFSAERLQRLSTGLDRKIAEKAWPGSVTLIARDGRLVHFEAHGTLDQAGKTPMPTNAIFRIMSMTKPVVTVTAMALWEQGLFNLDDPVDKLLPELKVLKVVDPKSGETVPLVRSITIYDLLRHVSGFTYAFAAQDPSRPEHVKTIAKEYTKVGIQTNITPEEFLNRLAAIPLIQQPNTAFEYGVSTDVLGVLLERMTGKRLDRLVKEIVLDPLRMQDSGFEVPASKLTRLADAYDADRMKSGLWSAVEPTRTDKAYSKASNGMFSTASDYFRFAQMLMNEGELDGVRILSPKTIRFMTSDHIQGLGGSTASVAGPGYGFGLGFAVRRQAGMAVVPGNPGDFNWPGIAGTSFTVDPKDRIVAVMMVQAPSNRIQARHFFKDMLYSSIVRD, encoded by the coding sequence ATGAAGCGGATACGTGTAGCCTATACTCTTGTTGCGCTCACACTTAGCGGTCTGAGCGCCTATGATCTCTCCCTGCCTGCTTATGGAGCCGATGACCAGAAGTCCATGTCAGGCGCGGCGATCAAACTTGGATTTTCTGCCGAACGGCTTCAACGTCTTTCTACGGGACTGGACCGCAAGATCGCCGAAAAAGCCTGGCCCGGCTCGGTAACCTTGATTGCCCGCGATGGTCGTCTCGTCCATTTCGAGGCTCATGGGACCCTGGATCAGGCCGGCAAGACTCCGATGCCTACCAATGCGATCTTCCGGATCATGTCCATGACAAAGCCGGTTGTGACCGTGACCGCCATGGCGCTTTGGGAGCAGGGTCTGTTCAATCTCGACGATCCTGTCGACAAGCTTCTTCCTGAACTCAAGGTGTTGAAGGTTGTCGATCCCAAGTCGGGCGAAACCGTGCCTTTGGTCAGGTCCATCACGATCTATGACCTGCTCCGTCACGTGTCCGGCTTCACGTATGCTTTCGCGGCTCAAGACCCTTCTCGACCTGAGCACGTGAAGACGATTGCGAAGGAATACACGAAAGTCGGAATTCAGACGAACATCACGCCGGAAGAGTTTTTGAACCGGCTTGCCGCTATCCCACTCATACAGCAACCGAACACTGCGTTTGAGTACGGAGTGTCGACCGATGTCTTGGGCGTGCTGCTTGAGCGCATGACAGGTAAGCGGTTAGATCGCCTGGTGAAGGAAATCGTGCTCGATCCGCTCCGCATGCAAGACAGCGGATTTGAAGTGCCGGCATCGAAGCTGACCAGGCTGGCCGACGCATATGATGCCGACCGGATGAAGTCGGGACTGTGGAGTGCGGTGGAGCCCACGCGAACTGACAAAGCTTACAGCAAGGCCAGCAATGGTATGTTCTCGACGGCCAGCGACTATTTCCGCTTCGCGCAGATGTTGATGAATGAAGGCGAACTGGACGGAGTGAGAATTCTGTCGCCCAAGACCATCAGATTTATGACGTCTGACCACATTCAAGGCTTGGGAGGCTCAACCGCGTCGGTTGCCGGTCCCGGATATGGCTTTGGGTTGGGATTTGCCGTTCGCCGCCAAGCCGGGATGGCCGTTGTTCCAGGCAATCCGGGAGATTTCAACTGGCCTGGGATCGCCGGCACCTCTTTCACCGTCGATCCCAAAGACCGCATTGTTGCTGTCATGATGGTTCAGGCACCCTCCAACCGCATCCAGGCCCGTCACTTCTTTAAAGACATGTTGTACTCAAGCATTGTGCGCGACTAA
- a CDS encoding amidohydrolase family protein — translation MLHAGGGLPPPIPVHGRCRSCCRACCCCSHGQSGASPAVRADAPLGRPILIKNACVISLDKAVGDFESADVLVRGSKIAQIAPNISIDDAEIIDASNTIVMPGFVDTHRHMWEGILRNIIPDASLPDYFRIIQRVLGPVYTPDDCYAANLLSALGAIDSGVTTVLDWSHIQNTPEHTDACIKALADSGIRAVFAYGSPSNASPDYRQDPKQKYPDDIRRLRKQYFSSDDQLLTLFLASLSAPPERIAETWAVARDVGAPISIHVGVGNFINGTVQKLGEMGVLKPDTTYIHCCTLNDTEWKMLVDSGGTVSMAGYVEMMMGHGTPPIQKALDLGLRPSLSIDVETSVPGDLFTQMRTVFALQRNDVFQRGIKGEKNLPKLLTSRDVLEFATIEGARANKLDRKVGTLTPGKEADLILLRTDRPNVAPVNNAVGAVVANMHPGNVDTVMVSGKILKRNGQLVGVDFGTVNKLAIAARDRTVAASKYERARF, via the coding sequence TTGTTGCACGCCGGCGGGGGTCTCCCGCCGCCAATTCCTGTGCACGGGCGCTGCCGCAGCTGTTGCCGCGCCTGTTGCTGCTGCAGCCATGGTCAGTCCGGCGCGAGCCCAGCAGTCCGCGCGGACGCCCCCTTGGGTCGGCCGATCCTGATCAAGAACGCTTGCGTCATTTCGCTCGACAAGGCGGTCGGCGATTTCGAAAGCGCCGACGTGCTGGTGCGAGGCAGCAAGATTGCGCAGATTGCCCCGAATATCAGCATCGACGATGCCGAGATCATCGACGCCTCAAACACCATCGTGATGCCCGGCTTTGTCGATACGCATCGTCATATGTGGGAAGGCATTCTGCGCAACATCATTCCCGATGCTTCGTTGCCTGACTACTTCCGCATCATCCAGCGCGTTCTCGGACCGGTTTACACGCCCGACGATTGCTATGCGGCCAACCTTCTAAGCGCGCTCGGCGCCATCGATTCCGGTGTCACGACAGTTCTCGACTGGTCGCACATCCAGAATACCCCCGAACATACCGACGCTTGCATCAAGGCCCTGGCGGATTCCGGAATACGCGCTGTGTTCGCCTATGGCTCACCGTCGAACGCGTCGCCGGATTACCGCCAGGATCCGAAACAGAAATATCCGGATGACATTCGCCGGTTACGCAAACAATACTTCTCCAGCGATGACCAGCTTCTCACGCTGTTTCTGGCGAGTCTCTCGGCACCGCCAGAGCGGATCGCGGAGACGTGGGCTGTCGCGCGCGATGTCGGTGCGCCTATTTCGATCCATGTCGGCGTCGGCAACTTCATCAACGGTACGGTGCAGAAGCTCGGCGAGATGGGCGTTCTCAAACCCGATACGACCTACATTCATTGCTGCACGTTGAACGATACCGAGTGGAAGATGTTGGTCGATAGCGGCGGCACGGTATCGATGGCAGGTTACGTGGAAATGATGATGGGGCACGGTACGCCGCCAATTCAGAAAGCGCTGGATCTCGGCTTGCGGCCATCGCTCAGCATCGACGTCGAAACCTCGGTTCCCGGCGACCTTTTCACGCAAATGCGGACGGTCTTCGCGCTCCAGCGCAACGACGTCTTCCAGCGCGGGATCAAGGGCGAGAAGAACTTGCCGAAGCTCCTGACCTCACGCGATGTGCTGGAATTCGCGACCATTGAGGGAGCTCGCGCCAACAAGCTCGATCGGAAGGTCGGCACGCTGACGCCGGGTAAGGAGGCCGATCTGATCCTGCTCCGCACGGACCGTCCAAACGTCGCGCCGGTCAACAATGCGGTCGGCGCTGTGGTGGCGAACATGCACCCCGGCAACGTCGACACCGTGATGGTGAGCGGCAAAATACTCAAGCGCAACGGTCAGCTGGTGGGCGTCGATTTCGGCACGGTGAACAAGCTTGCGATCGCGGCGCGCGACCGCACGGTCGCGGCGAGTAAATATGAACGTGCTCGCTTCTAG
- a CDS encoding winged helix-turn-helix transcriptional regulator: MDDTPVRTLDQDAILSYSQTVCDGLRNDDDGLRREVLAHAGNRWSLGVVHTLGVYGQLRHAEIGRRMHGVTQRMLTRTLRQLERDGLVLRHDFREVPPRVEYGLSDTGMEMLVRMVPLWTWIVENADRFRKARGDFDKTLLDDKS; this comes from the coding sequence ATGGATGATACCCCGGTCAGAACGTTGGACCAAGACGCCATTCTCAGCTACTCCCAGACGGTCTGCGATGGCCTGAGGAACGATGATGACGGTTTGCGCCGGGAAGTTCTCGCCCATGCCGGCAACCGCTGGTCGCTCGGCGTCGTTCATACGCTCGGGGTGTATGGCCAGCTACGTCACGCGGAAATCGGCAGACGAATGCATGGTGTCACTCAACGGATGTTGACGCGTACGCTTCGGCAGCTGGAGCGTGATGGGCTGGTTCTTCGTCATGATTTTAGGGAGGTGCCCCCGAGGGTAGAATATGGACTGTCCGACACCGGGATGGAAATGCTGGTTCGCATGGTCCCGCTGTGGACCTGGATCGTCGAAAATGCTGACCGCTTCCGGAAAGCGAGGGGAGACTTCGACAAGACGCTCCTCGATGATAAGTCGTAG